A single Candidatus Thalassolituus haligoni DNA region contains:
- a CDS encoding D-amino acid dehydrogenase, giving the protein MKILVLGAGVLGVSSAWYLARSGHDVTVVERRAGVADETSYGNAGMLSYGYTNPWAAPGIPFKAIKWMLQDLAPIMVSPSALNVNTSAWMLKMLGQCTEDAYRLNKNRMLRISEYSRICFEQLQQDCPIHYDQRHQGTIELFRNQEKMDSIGADLESLRECGVEHRVIDHATCIQHEPALANVAEKFVGGLMFPNDGTGDCRKFTQGLADACRTLGVTFMMDTEVKGLEASGGEVRGVVTSNGRLTADKYVVAMGSYSPMLVNPLGIKLPIYPIKGYSLTLPLLDESKAPQSTVMDEEFKVAVTRFDERIRVGGTAEIASFDLSLKESRRKAADFVVSDLFPGAGDLEQAEFWCGLRPMTPDSVPVIGKTPFNNLYLNTGHGTLGWTMSQGSARLLADIMNERDTEISAEGLSVHRYL; this is encoded by the coding sequence ATGAAAATTCTGGTGTTGGGTGCCGGTGTGTTGGGTGTCTCGTCTGCCTGGTATCTGGCCAGGTCTGGTCATGACGTCACCGTGGTTGAGCGTCGGGCTGGCGTGGCAGATGAAACCAGTTACGGTAATGCTGGCATGTTGTCTTACGGTTATACCAATCCGTGGGCGGCACCGGGTATTCCGTTCAAGGCGATCAAATGGATGCTGCAGGATCTGGCACCAATTATGGTCAGTCCGTCGGCGTTGAATGTGAATACCTCGGCCTGGATGCTGAAAATGCTGGGCCAGTGTACCGAGGATGCCTATCGGCTCAACAAGAACCGCATGCTGCGGATTTCCGAGTACAGCCGTATCTGTTTTGAGCAACTGCAGCAAGATTGCCCGATTCATTACGATCAGCGTCATCAGGGCACGATTGAGCTGTTCCGTAATCAGGAAAAAATGGATTCCATCGGGGCGGATCTCGAATCGCTGCGTGAGTGCGGTGTTGAGCATCGGGTGATTGATCACGCGACCTGTATCCAGCATGAGCCAGCGTTGGCAAATGTGGCGGAAAAGTTTGTCGGCGGCTTGATGTTCCCCAACGATGGCACTGGTGATTGCCGCAAGTTTACCCAGGGGCTGGCGGATGCCTGCCGTACGCTGGGGGTGACTTTTATGATGGACACCGAGGTCAAGGGGCTGGAAGCATCCGGCGGTGAAGTGCGTGGCGTGGTGACTTCTAACGGTCGTCTGACGGCTGACAAGTATGTGGTGGCCATGGGCAGTTACTCACCGATGCTGGTGAATCCGCTGGGCATCAAGTTGCCGATCTATCCGATCAAGGGTTATTCACTGACGTTGCCGCTGCTGGATGAAAGCAAGGCACCGCAGTCCACGGTGATGGATGAAGAATTCAAGGTGGCGGTAACGCGTTTTGATGAACGTATTCGTGTTGGTGGTACGGCTGAGATTGCCTCGTTTGACCTGAGTCTGAAAGAGAGCCGTCGCAAGGCTGCGGATTTCGTCGTCAGTGACTTGTTTCCGGGTGCCGGTGATCTGGAGCAGGCGGAGTTCTGGTGTGGCTTGCGGCCAATGACACCAGACAGCGTGCCGGTGATTGGCAAAACACCCTTCAACAACCTGTATCTGAATACGGGCCACGGCACGTTGGGGTGGACCATGTCGCAAGGTTCGGCGCGTTTATTGGCGGATATTATGAATGAACGTGATACCGAAATCAGTGCAGAAGGATTGTCGGTACATCGGTATCTTTAG
- a CDS encoding winged helix-turn-helix transcriptional regulator → MATTSDNKRRPLDRLDRRILQELQQDGRISYVDLAERVGLSSTPCIERVKRLEKDGYIEGYYARLNPALLGYGMLVFVEISLSYQSPDAFQKFNKAVGTLPYLLECHLVSGDADYLIKARINDMSEYRALLGDMLLTLPGVKNSKSYIVMEEVKETAQLPVKQG, encoded by the coding sequence ATGGCAACAACCAGCGACAATAAAAGAAGACCACTGGACAGACTCGACCGCCGAATTCTGCAAGAACTGCAACAAGATGGCCGCATCAGCTACGTCGACCTCGCCGAACGAGTTGGCCTCAGCTCCACCCCGTGTATCGAACGGGTCAAACGGCTGGAAAAAGACGGCTATATCGAAGGCTATTACGCCCGGCTGAATCCGGCGTTGCTGGGCTATGGCATGCTGGTCTTTGTCGAAATTTCGTTATCTTACCAATCGCCGGATGCCTTCCAGAAGTTTAATAAGGCCGTCGGCACCCTGCCCTACCTGTTGGAATGCCATCTCGTCTCCGGCGATGCCGACTACCTGATCAAGGCCCGCATCAACGACATGTCGGAATACCGCGCACTGCTTGGCGATATGCTATTGACCTTGCCAGGAGTGAAAAACTCCAAAAGCTATATCGTCATGGAAGAGGTCAAGGAAACCGCCCAGTTACCAGTGAAGCAAGGATAA
- a CDS encoding TetR/AcrR family transcriptional regulator, with product MDVRREKSREKLRHALAELLREQSLEQISIEQITDKAGVTRPTFYSNYQSRQDIIIEHVEHWLARRETLFQAFLEDQQTPEPDRLVAFIEHLLNTLSPDDTLLQLALSGRAGEQALQRVTNQNTDFFRRRASRSFNEPPTEDDILLISTFYGSATIGIISGVISGKITQQPADLARQLAAMIYNGIGHRLY from the coding sequence ATGGATGTTCGCAGAGAAAAAAGTCGTGAAAAGTTGAGGCATGCACTGGCCGAGCTGCTCCGTGAGCAGTCGCTGGAACAGATCAGTATTGAACAGATTACGGATAAGGCCGGTGTTACCCGCCCGACCTTTTATTCCAATTATCAAAGCCGCCAGGACATTATTATCGAGCACGTTGAACATTGGCTGGCGCGCCGGGAAACGCTGTTTCAGGCGTTTCTGGAAGATCAGCAAACTCCGGAACCCGATCGGCTGGTCGCCTTTATCGAGCATCTGCTGAACACCCTCAGCCCCGACGATACCTTGCTACAGCTGGCACTTTCCGGTCGCGCCGGAGAGCAGGCCTTACAGCGGGTCACCAATCAAAATACCGACTTCTTTCGCCGCCGGGCCAGTCGCAGCTTTAACGAACCGCCGACAGAAGACGACATCCTGTTGATCTCGACCTTTTACGGCTCCGCCACCATCGGGATTATCTCCGGCGTTATCTCCGGCAAGATCACCCAGCAACCGGCCGACCTTGCACGACAGTTGGCCGCTATGATCTACAACGGCATTGGCCATCGCTTGTATTAA
- a CDS encoding LysR family transcriptional regulator yields the protein MTIKHSLGQLGDYEIKQLKVFKAVTECGGFSAAEALLNISRPTISIHIANLESRLNLTLCRRGRGGFALTREGEVVYQQTRQLLEALEGFRNTINNLSSTPSGKLRVALSDSFANDPRCDFATIINHYARQAPDVEVTVDVAHMVEMERKVLNDELDLAFIPYHRHLEGLDYIHLFSDRCYLYCGASHPLFAEEDSRISAAQINAIPLVHAGLQPHEEVYQQISEMNLAAISYHYETRVALILSGIYGSFLPENIAQPYAKTGQLRALCPQTRHYSLGVAVISKRSTQPNRARSLFIQTVRALHRHGKPDAPY from the coding sequence ATGACGATCAAACACTCCCTGGGACAGCTGGGGGATTACGAGATCAAACAACTCAAGGTGTTCAAGGCCGTCACCGAATGTGGTGGCTTCAGTGCCGCCGAGGCGCTACTGAATATCAGCCGCCCGACCATCAGTATTCATATTGCCAATCTGGAATCGCGGCTGAACCTGACCCTGTGTCGCCGAGGCCGTGGTGGTTTTGCCCTGACCCGTGAAGGGGAAGTCGTCTACCAACAAACCCGGCAGTTGCTCGAAGCGCTGGAAGGGTTCCGTAATACCATCAACAACCTCAGTTCAACGCCATCGGGGAAATTACGGGTCGCCCTCAGCGATTCCTTCGCCAACGACCCGCGCTGCGATTTTGCCACCATCATTAATCACTACGCCCGCCAGGCACCGGATGTGGAAGTCACCGTCGATGTTGCCCATATGGTCGAGATGGAACGCAAGGTACTGAACGACGAACTGGATCTGGCCTTTATCCCGTATCACAGACACTTGGAAGGACTGGACTATATTCATCTGTTCAGCGATCGCTGCTACCTCTATTGCGGTGCCAGCCACCCACTGTTTGCTGAAGAGGACAGCCGTATCAGTGCAGCACAAATCAACGCCATCCCACTGGTACATGCAGGCCTGCAACCTCATGAAGAGGTTTACCAGCAAATATCCGAGATGAACCTGGCGGCTATTTCCTATCATTACGAAACCCGGGTAGCGCTGATATTGTCCGGTATTTACGGCTCATTCCTGCCAGAGAACATCGCCCAGCCCTATGCCAAGACAGGCCAGCTACGTGCCCTCTGCCCGCAAACCCGGCACTACTCCCTCGGCGTCGCCGTCATCAGCAAACGCAGTACCCAGCCCAACCGCGCCCGCTCGCTTTTTATTCAAACCGTGCGGGCCTTGCATCGCCATGGCAAACCGGATGCTCCCTACTGA